In Portunus trituberculatus isolate SZX2019 chromosome 24, ASM1759143v1, whole genome shotgun sequence, a single genomic region encodes these proteins:
- the LOC123508478 gene encoding histidine-rich glycoprotein-like produces the protein MHRYISSVRYTKPPPPTAPLKCDNALFSPKNSNRARTCLTKLGSIAHSSTTHHHYHHHHFYFPDTPPSHIQYKSNQYLPKTPVTPVTAIQGPRYHRTITPPHHHTATPSRQQTTPVYTVTPPHHHTITLTDHTTTPTDHTSTQPHHHTNRPPYHHTITPSRQQITPVHRHTTTPSRQEITPVHSHTTTPPHQQTTPKYHHITTLPHHHHYTATPHHHYILTSHTPAHCHTTTPPHHITTPEHHNTANHHYIPTLHHHHITPTSLHHTGTPPPHSGVRSVTPLT, from the exons atgcatcggtacatctctagtgtTAGATATACTAAACCCCCACCACCCACAGCTCCCCTTAAATGTGACAACGCCCTCTTCAGCCCCAAAAATTCAAACAGGGCGCGGACGTG CCTCACAAAACTCGGCAGCATTGCTCACTCCAGCacgacacaccaccactaccaccaccaccacttctatttCCCTGACACGCCCCCGTCACACATCCAATACAAGAGTAATCAATACCTGCcaaaaacaccagtaacaccaGTGACAGCGATACAAG GCCCTAGATACCAccgcaccatcacaccaccacaccaccacaccgctaCACCATCACGCCAACAGACCACACCAGTATACAcagtcacaccaccacaccaccacactatcaCGCTAACagatcacaccaccacaccaacagaTCACACCagtacacagccacaccaccacaccaacagaCCGCcataccaccacaccatcacaccatcacgCCAACAGATCACACCAGtacaccgccacaccaccacaccatcacgccAAGAAATCACACCagtacacagccacaccaccacaccaccacaccaacagaCAACACCAAAATACCACCACATCACGACGctgccacatcaccaccactacacagcaACGCCACATCACCACTACATCCTCACATCACATACACCAGCACACTgtcacaccacaacaccgccaCATCACATTACCACACCagaacaccacaacactgccaATCACCACTACATtcccacactacaccaccaccacatcacccctACATCCCTACACCACACCGGCACACCACCACCCCACAGCGGAGTGCGAAGCGTCACCCCTCTGACCTAA